The following coding sequences lie in one Synechococcus sp. CC9902 genomic window:
- a CDS encoding BCCT family transporter produces MSEIPTTSRSWWKQPPLWVGAGPLLIFLVVSAIDLALAKHFTETGKAIVSNALGGIWQWMVLLLFLIAIAIAISPVGRLRLGGEDAKPSLKFFDWCAVLICTLLAGGGVFWSAAEPLFHFQTPSPTFEGVTGGTAAAVDPALAVSFLHWGFLAWALVATTTTITYSILERRGEPLRPRTLLVNILPRQLVDGPLGDLADGLSVVAAIAGTVGPLGFLSLQLSNAAGQLPWLSDSAGLQSVVVLMLTAVFATSTVSGIQKGIKWLSELNVWLTIGMAAALLLLGPGLWLIQHFFSGFLTYLIHLPQMALAQNDSANNWVNGWTVFYWGWFLGYAPLMGLFTAGVSRGRSLRELVLAVAIFCPIVTNLWFTLLGGTGMHLELAGAGITDALAQNGAAAALLAILSALPLSGLLIPVGLILVVLFMCTSADSMSYAAAMVVSGRNEPPPALRLFWALMIGSLTLVLLRIGTGLGDSTSIDALQAFIVITAVPVTPLVLFTLWSAPRLAWKESLKQNRSN; encoded by the coding sequence GTGTCTGAAATTCCAACAACGTCTCGCTCCTGGTGGAAACAACCCCCGCTCTGGGTGGGTGCTGGACCACTGCTGATCTTCCTGGTGGTCTCCGCTATCGATTTAGCTCTGGCAAAGCACTTCACCGAAACAGGCAAGGCGATTGTGAGCAATGCGCTTGGAGGAATCTGGCAATGGATGGTGTTGCTGCTGTTTCTGATCGCAATCGCGATTGCCATCAGTCCGGTTGGCCGCCTCCGCCTCGGCGGAGAAGATGCGAAGCCAAGCCTGAAATTCTTTGACTGGTGTGCAGTTTTGATCTGCACGCTGTTGGCAGGAGGTGGGGTGTTTTGGTCGGCAGCTGAGCCGCTCTTTCACTTCCAAACACCATCACCAACCTTCGAGGGGGTAACGGGAGGAACTGCCGCAGCGGTCGACCCAGCATTAGCCGTGAGCTTCCTGCACTGGGGCTTTTTGGCTTGGGCGTTGGTGGCAACCACCACGACCATTACCTATTCCATTTTGGAACGACGTGGAGAACCACTCCGCCCTCGCACCCTGCTGGTCAATATCCTGCCGAGACAACTCGTTGATGGTCCGCTGGGTGACTTGGCAGATGGCCTATCAGTGGTGGCTGCCATTGCAGGAACTGTGGGCCCCTTGGGCTTCCTATCCCTCCAACTGAGCAATGCCGCCGGTCAGCTCCCCTGGTTAAGCGATAGCGCTGGATTGCAATCTGTCGTGGTGCTCATGCTTACAGCTGTGTTCGCTACATCGACAGTTAGCGGAATACAAAAGGGCATCAAATGGCTCTCTGAGCTCAATGTGTGGCTCACCATCGGGATGGCAGCAGCACTACTCCTGCTTGGCCCTGGCCTCTGGTTGATTCAGCATTTTTTCAGCGGCTTCCTCACCTACTTGATCCATCTCCCCCAGATGGCCCTGGCTCAGAACGATTCTGCGAACAATTGGGTCAATGGTTGGACGGTGTTCTATTGGGGTTGGTTTCTTGGTTACGCACCACTCATGGGCTTATTTACGGCGGGAGTGAGCCGTGGACGCAGCCTGCGAGAACTCGTGTTGGCCGTCGCAATCTTCTGCCCGATCGTGACCAACCTTTGGTTCACGTTGCTCGGTGGAACTGGCATGCATCTTGAGCTTGCCGGCGCTGGGATTACGGACGCCCTTGCACAGAACGGAGCAGCAGCAGCCTTGCTCGCAATTCTCAGCGCGCTTCCACTCTCTGGCCTACTCATCCCTGTCGGACTCATTCTTGTGGTGCTGTTTATGTGCACCAGTGCCGATTCAATGAGTTATGCCGCGGCCATGGTGGTGAGTGGCCGCAACGAGCCACCTCCAGCCCTGCGCCTGTTCTGGGCCCTAATGATCGGCAGCCTCACCCTGGTGCTGCTGCGCATCGGAACCGGGCTTGGTGACAGCACCTCGATCGATGCCCTGCAAGCCTTCATCGTGATTACAGCTGTTCCGGTAACACCCTTAGTGCTGTTCACGCTTTGGAGTGCACCGCGCCTCGCCTGGAAAGAATCCTTAAAGCAAAACAGATCAAATTAA
- a CDS encoding FAD-dependent oxidoreductase gives MSNNLSSLPDQASVVIIGGGMAGLSCAASLARQGVSDVVLLEAKTLAHAQASSFGETRMFREMYSDPVLCKLAQEANRLWREEEVHAGETLRETHGLLFYGESWDEETIEGSIPGARRVMDDQGIPYEALNAGEISARFPLKPKADFTGLFEPTAGAVRSDKVIAHWRKTAEQAGHRLVEHAPVRSLDDDGGGVLLESGQHIAADQVVVACGVWSQLLLAPLGLAPKLEVWPMLWAHYTVDPALADRYPQWFCFQKERGDDGGLYYGFPVLSTTSDGRPRIKAGIDWAPKELRVKEPNAMCSEPPARLVELLDHFLFNNVSGIQERVETVISPYSMTSDVNFVLDRLSPKLSLFCGGSGQSFKFAPLIGDSLARLARGESPAVDISCWNHKRSAVCA, from the coding sequence ATGAGCAACAACCTTTCATCCCTCCCCGATCAAGCCTCCGTGGTGATCATCGGCGGAGGAATGGCCGGCTTGAGTTGCGCCGCATCGCTCGCCCGGCAGGGCGTTTCTGATGTTGTGCTGTTAGAGGCCAAAACTCTGGCTCACGCCCAAGCCAGCAGCTTTGGCGAAACCCGAATGTTCCGGGAGATGTACTCCGACCCAGTGCTCTGCAAGCTGGCCCAAGAAGCCAATCGGCTCTGGAGGGAAGAGGAAGTTCACGCCGGTGAGACCCTGCGTGAAACCCATGGCTTGCTCTTTTATGGAGAAAGCTGGGATGAAGAAACCATTGAAGGATCAATTCCTGGCGCCCGGCGCGTCATGGACGACCAAGGCATCCCATATGAAGCTCTGAATGCTGGGGAGATCTCAGCGCGGTTCCCCTTAAAGCCAAAAGCAGACTTCACTGGCCTGTTTGAACCCACTGCCGGTGCGGTTCGCAGTGACAAAGTCATTGCCCATTGGCGAAAAACGGCTGAACAAGCCGGCCACCGGCTGGTTGAACATGCTCCGGTGCGCAGCTTGGATGACGATGGCGGTGGTGTTCTCCTGGAATCCGGTCAGCACATTGCCGCCGATCAAGTTGTTGTGGCTTGCGGCGTTTGGAGCCAGTTGCTCTTGGCACCTTTGGGGTTAGCGCCCAAACTTGAGGTGTGGCCAATGCTTTGGGCACATTACACCGTGGATCCAGCCCTTGCCGATCGGTATCCCCAGTGGTTCTGCTTCCAGAAGGAACGGGGTGATGACGGTGGCTTGTACTACGGCTTTCCTGTCCTCAGCACCACCAGCGATGGACGTCCTCGCATCAAAGCTGGCATCGATTGGGCCCCCAAAGAGTTGCGGGTGAAAGAACCCAATGCCATGTGCAGCGAACCACCGGCACGGCTAGTCGAATTGCTCGACCATTTTCTGTTCAACAACGTGAGTGGGATTCAGGAGCGCGTCGAAACTGTCATCAGCCCGTATTCGATGACCAGCGATGTGAACTTCGTTCTTGATCGCCTCAGCCCCAAGTTGAGTTTGTTCTGCGGCGGATCTGGGCAATCGTTCAAATTCGCACCCTTGATTGGCGACTCCCTCGCACGCTTAGCCAGAGGAGAATCACCCGCCGTCGATATTTCCTGCTGGAACCACAAGCGTTCTGCCGTCTGCGCCTAA
- a CDS encoding Glu/Leu/Phe/Val dehydrogenase dimerization domain-containing protein gives MANATKPEPSVSVLAQHVSAHLSVFVVAENTDSKRPANGGLRLLNYPSDEACIADGQRLAGLMTHKHDLYGTGFAGGKIVARAQEPAAVKDELISVTAGLLESLDGSMITGCDLNTSLEDMERLMSLTPHVLAAVGSPVDASAATAHGTLGAVEAVLSSDLKDATPGRALVHGCGAVGGTVAKTLVEEGWTVFTVDLNRERAGLAGATPLPPSCPWWEVKVDLMLPCSISGLINSEIAEGMRTKAVVPAANAPFQNPQLADELRQRGIPVLPDPLVNAGAVIADSIERFSPQAWKGAGAEDVYAFVRSEVRRRATEYLSQREQGLSVGDALTEVAADTATDPIGLSFKDTP, from the coding sequence ATGGCCAATGCAACCAAGCCAGAGCCGAGCGTGTCGGTTCTGGCTCAACACGTCTCAGCGCATCTTTCAGTTTTTGTCGTCGCAGAAAACACCGACTCGAAACGACCAGCCAATGGTGGATTAAGACTTTTGAATTACCCAAGCGATGAAGCCTGCATCGCTGATGGTCAACGGTTGGCGGGTTTAATGACCCACAAGCACGACCTTTATGGCACCGGTTTCGCCGGCGGCAAAATCGTGGCACGCGCGCAAGAGCCCGCTGCGGTTAAAGACGAACTGATCAGCGTGACCGCAGGTCTGCTGGAGTCGCTGGATGGCTCGATGATCACAGGATGTGACCTGAACACAAGCTTGGAAGACATGGAGCGGCTGATGTCGCTCACACCCCATGTTCTTGCAGCCGTTGGGAGCCCCGTCGATGCGAGTGCAGCCACGGCCCACGGCACCCTCGGAGCCGTCGAAGCCGTACTGAGCAGCGACCTTAAAGATGCCACCCCCGGACGAGCCCTCGTCCATGGTTGTGGAGCCGTTGGGGGAACCGTCGCAAAAACTCTGGTGGAGGAAGGCTGGACAGTCTTCACCGTGGATCTCAACCGGGAGCGTGCTGGCTTGGCCGGTGCCACTCCTCTGCCTCCCAGCTGCCCCTGGTGGGAAGTGAAAGTGGATCTGATGCTTCCTTGCTCAATCTCCGGATTGATCAACTCCGAGATTGCTGAAGGAATGCGAACAAAGGCCGTGGTGCCGGCGGCCAATGCTCCCTTCCAGAACCCTCAACTCGCCGACGAACTTCGCCAGCGTGGGATCCCCGTTCTCCCCGATCCTCTGGTGAATGCTGGTGCGGTGATTGCCGACTCGATCGAGCGTTTTTCACCACAAGCCTGGAAAGGTGCCGGCGCTGAAGACGTTTACGCCTTCGTTCGTAGCGAAGTGCGCCGAAGGGCAACCGAATACTTGTCGCAACGCGAACAAGGGCTATCAGTAGGAGATGCGCTCACCGAAGTCGCAGCAGATACCGCCACCGATCCCATCGGCCTGAGCTTTAAAGACACCCCATGA
- the rdgB gene encoding RdgB/HAM1 family non-canonical purine NTP pyrophosphatase has translation MTENRVLVIASGNQGKIHEFQGLLSGLPLEVKPQPEGLDVEETGATFAANARIKALAVAQTTGHWALADDSGLSVSALNGAPGVHSARYAPTDPERIEKLLAALLQCNERSAHFSAALCVAAPDGAVLLEVEGRCEGQITKTPRGDQGFGYDPIFEVNNTGRTFAEMSLAEKKSYGHRGRAFALLEPLLKNLIAVD, from the coding sequence ATGACAGAGAACCGGGTGCTCGTGATCGCCAGTGGCAATCAAGGCAAAATTCATGAATTTCAAGGGCTCTTGAGCGGATTACCTCTGGAGGTAAAACCACAGCCAGAAGGCCTCGACGTGGAAGAAACCGGCGCCACATTCGCTGCGAATGCTCGAATCAAAGCCCTTGCTGTGGCGCAAACCACAGGACATTGGGCCCTCGCCGACGACTCGGGCCTGAGCGTTTCAGCCTTGAATGGCGCCCCAGGAGTGCACTCGGCGCGTTACGCACCAACGGATCCTGAGCGCATCGAGAAATTGCTCGCAGCTTTGCTCCAGTGCAACGAGCGCTCCGCTCACTTCAGTGCAGCGCTCTGTGTTGCCGCTCCTGATGGTGCAGTGTTGCTCGAAGTGGAAGGCCGTTGTGAAGGCCAAATCACGAAGACCCCCCGCGGCGATCAAGGCTTTGGATACGACCCCATTTTTGAGGTCAACAACACTGGGCGCACATTTGCAGAAATGTCCCTGGCTGAAAAAAAGAGCTACGGCCACCGAGGGCGAGCCTTCGCTCTCCTGGAACCACTGCTAAAAAACCTGATTGCCGTTGATTAA
- a CDS encoding phosphoglucomutase/phosphomannomutase family protein, which translates to MASAPLPLGPAPIQFGTDGWRGVLGVDITVERLLPVAAAAAQELAHRAPEGLESRTVVIGYDRRFLAPELAESIAAAVRGCELEPLLTDTPVPTPACSWAVVERQALGALVITASHNPPEWLGLKIKGPFGGSVEGDFTAAVERRLAAGGITTPIQTEVARFPGRDEHLNGLRRKLDLAPIMAGLKAMNLKVIVDPMHGSAAGCISDLFGPAGTGWIEEIRSERNPLFGGNPPEPLAPYLQELITAVRASTAAGTPAVGLVFDGDGDRIAAIDEAGEFCSTQLLMPLLIDHLARARALPGSIVKTVSGSDLMRLVAEAQGRDVLELAVGFKYIAAEMLAGDVLIGGEESGGVGFGMHLPERDALYAAVLVLEALVEGGQPLGARLTALQDQHGGASHYDRLDLRLANMEARERLEQTLATATPKTVAGEDVREVIRTDGIKLRMGPSHWLMLRFSGTEPLLRLYCEAPDVDRVHAVLAWAQHFAEAA; encoded by the coding sequence ATGGCATCGGCTCCATTACCGCTCGGCCCAGCTCCAATTCAATTCGGCACGGATGGTTGGCGCGGAGTGCTGGGGGTCGACATCACAGTGGAGCGTCTTCTTCCCGTGGCTGCCGCCGCCGCCCAAGAACTCGCACACCGCGCCCCAGAAGGCCTTGAAAGCCGCACAGTGGTAATCGGCTATGACCGCCGTTTTCTTGCCCCTGAGCTAGCGGAATCCATCGCCGCCGCTGTACGTGGATGCGAGTTAGAGCCCCTGTTAACGGACACACCCGTCCCAACCCCAGCCTGTAGCTGGGCCGTCGTCGAGCGTCAGGCCCTTGGAGCCCTCGTGATCACTGCGAGCCATAACCCCCCGGAATGGCTCGGGCTGAAGATCAAAGGCCCCTTCGGAGGCTCCGTGGAAGGGGATTTCACCGCAGCAGTGGAACGCCGGCTTGCTGCCGGCGGAATCACAACGCCAATCCAAACCGAGGTTGCACGGTTCCCAGGGCGGGACGAACACCTCAATGGGCTGCGCAGAAAACTGGATCTGGCCCCAATCATGGCGGGGCTGAAAGCAATGAACCTCAAGGTGATCGTTGATCCCATGCACGGCTCCGCGGCGGGCTGCATCTCGGATTTATTCGGACCCGCTGGCACTGGATGGATCGAAGAAATCCGTAGTGAGCGCAACCCACTCTTCGGAGGGAATCCTCCGGAACCTCTTGCGCCTTACCTGCAGGAGTTAATTACAGCGGTGCGCGCCTCCACGGCTGCTGGCACGCCAGCGGTCGGGCTCGTGTTCGATGGCGATGGGGATCGCATTGCCGCCATTGACGAGGCCGGTGAGTTTTGCAGCACCCAGCTCTTGATGCCCCTCCTCATCGATCATCTGGCCCGCGCCCGTGCGCTGCCCGGTTCAATCGTGAAAACCGTCAGCGGATCGGACCTCATGCGATTGGTGGCCGAGGCGCAAGGTCGAGACGTTTTGGAACTAGCTGTGGGTTTCAAATACATCGCGGCGGAAATGCTCGCGGGAGATGTGTTGATCGGAGGCGAAGAATCGGGAGGAGTGGGCTTTGGCATGCACCTGCCCGAACGGGATGCGCTGTATGCAGCCGTTCTTGTTTTGGAAGCTTTAGTGGAAGGCGGACAACCACTTGGCGCTCGACTGACCGCACTTCAAGACCAACACGGTGGGGCTAGTCATTACGACCGCCTGGATTTACGACTCGCAAATATGGAGGCCCGCGAACGCCTCGAGCAGACCCTTGCGACAGCCACTCCAAAGACAGTGGCTGGCGAAGATGTACGAGAGGTGATTCGGACTGACGGCATCAAACTTCGTATGGGACCAAGCCACTGGCTGATGCTGCGTTTCTCAGGAACAGAACCGTTGCTTCGCTTGTATTGCGAAGCACCCGACGTCGATCGCGTGCACGCCGTATTGGCCTGGGCACAACACTTTGCTGAGGCGGCATGA
- a CDS encoding TM0106 family RecB-like putative nuclease produces the protein MGATPLADNVLTDRLLRSWLRCRRKAWLDRHGDANQRRWTAHRNLLLDDQQRSFVALLPHKPGHGLAACAAGDEGVVGLRFKGEGPSGEPVEAHPPLLLRVAGQSRWGPFAYQPVLARQGRRITREHQLPLALMGHLLEAYQAGPVPELLVLGGGGRRLERERIRLTSGLRKQLSEALRKLNADLERPQPPALAADRRKCTLCSWRESCSRVASADGHLSEVSGIGAKRREMLQELGVHGLNDLASANPERLAVEMERFGEQHGDVARVLVAQAVAQRDGLVERLDSTFALPELQGAPGVLLYDIESDPDARHDFLHGFLRLPRQSDGRWDLAAATYHPLLVMAEHGEQRSWLRLQRLLSRYDGWPILHYGETETLSLRRLAQRQGASDAQLRRLKRRLVDVHARIRSHWRLPLSSYGLKSVAAWRGFRWSQSGVDGARALLWWRQWLGEGPKRRGSRHGLAWIFRYNQDDCRATWAVAEWLLKEDDRLKTGSDTDQPTAGP, from the coding sequence ATGGGTGCCACCCCGCTCGCCGACAACGTCCTGACGGATCGGCTGCTGCGCAGCTGGTTGCGTTGCCGCCGAAAGGCATGGCTGGATCGCCATGGAGATGCAAATCAGCGGCGATGGACCGCGCATCGCAACCTGCTGCTTGACGATCAGCAGAGATCATTTGTTGCGTTGCTTCCCCATAAGCCAGGTCATGGCCTAGCGGCCTGTGCTGCTGGTGATGAAGGGGTGGTGGGGTTGCGTTTTAAAGGGGAAGGTCCTTCCGGTGAGCCCGTGGAGGCGCATCCACCGCTGTTGCTTCGGGTGGCGGGTCAAAGCCGCTGGGGCCCGTTTGCTTACCAACCTGTGTTGGCGCGCCAGGGGAGGCGGATCACGAGGGAACATCAACTGCCCCTTGCCCTAATGGGCCATTTGTTAGAGGCCTATCAAGCTGGCCCTGTACCTGAGCTTTTGGTATTGGGTGGCGGTGGGCGTCGCCTGGAGCGGGAACGGATCAGGCTGACGAGTGGGCTGCGAAAACAGCTCAGCGAAGCGCTTCGGAAACTCAATGCAGATTTAGAACGGCCTCAACCACCAGCCTTGGCGGCGGATCGTCGCAAGTGCACGCTGTGTAGTTGGCGTGAAAGCTGTAGCCGTGTTGCTTCGGCGGATGGCCATCTCAGTGAGGTGAGTGGCATCGGCGCAAAGCGGCGAGAGATGCTTCAGGAGCTTGGGGTCCATGGCCTCAACGACCTCGCGTCGGCCAATCCAGAACGTTTAGCCGTTGAGATGGAACGGTTTGGCGAACAACATGGGGACGTCGCTCGAGTTCTCGTTGCCCAGGCCGTTGCCCAGCGCGATGGCCTGGTGGAACGGTTGGATAGCACCTTCGCTTTGCCTGAACTGCAGGGGGCGCCTGGGGTTCTGCTCTACGACATCGAGTCCGACCCCGATGCGCGACACGATTTTCTCCATGGTTTTCTGCGTTTGCCGCGTCAGAGCGATGGTCGTTGGGATCTTGCGGCCGCCACCTATCACCCGCTTCTTGTCATGGCTGAGCATGGAGAACAGCGCAGTTGGCTTCGACTGCAACGTCTGTTGAGTCGGTACGACGGTTGGCCGATTTTGCATTACGGCGAAACAGAAACCCTGTCCCTTCGTCGCCTGGCCCAACGGCAGGGCGCGTCAGATGCGCAGTTGCGTCGATTGAAGCGACGTTTAGTGGATGTGCACGCCAGGATTCGGAGCCACTGGCGATTGCCACTCAGCAGCTATGGGCTCAAGTCGGTTGCGGCTTGGCGCGGGTTCCGTTGGAGCCAGTCCGGTGTGGATGGTGCGCGGGCTTTGCTCTGGTGGCGCCAATGGTTGGGGGAAGGGCCGAAGCGTCGAGGCTCGCGTCATGGTTTGGCGTGGATTTTCCGGTACAACCAAGACGATTGCCGAGCCACTTGGGCTGTGGCGGAATGGCTTCTTAAAGAAGATGATCGGCTCAAAACAGGGTCGGATACGGATCAACCGACCGCTGGGCCCTGA